The following are encoded in a window of Struthio camelus isolate bStrCam1 chromosome Z, bStrCam1.hap1, whole genome shotgun sequence genomic DNA:
- the LOC104145483 gene encoding interferon alpha-14, producing the protein MSTFGLLQIGLILSCTTNISSLHCNHLSLQQSKVIESSLQLLDKMGEKFPQRCLRERMSFRFPEQVLKPRQKETVKMAIEEILQHIFHIFSKNLTLAAWDGQALEQFQNGLYQQIEQVEACVIKKQIHYFWSKEASRLKLKKYFQKIDYFLKDKQHSMCSWEISRAEMRRCLQFVDKVIKRLNN; encoded by the coding sequence ATGAGCACTTTTGGCTTGCTACAAATTGGTCTCATTCTGTCATGCACCACCAACATCTCAAGTCTTCATTGTAATCACCTTTCTTTACAGCAAAGCAAAGTAATTGAGAGCAGCCTGCAACTTTTGGACAAAATGGGTGAAAAGTTTCCTCAGCGATGTCTAAGAGAAAGAATGTCCTTCAGATTCCCTGAGCAGGTCCTGAAGCCCAGGCAGAAAGAGACTGTCAAAATGGCCATTGAAGAGATCCTCCAACACATCTTCCATATCTTTAGCAAAAACCTGACACTAGCTGCATGGGATGGGCAAGCTCTAGAGCAGTTCCAGAATGGACTTTATCAGCAGATTGAGCAAGTGGAGGCTTGTGTAATCAAGAAGCAGATCCACTACTTCTGGAGTAAAGAAGCCAGCAGGCTGAAACtgaaaaagtatttccaaaagaTAGACTATTTTCTTAAAGACAAACAACACAGCATGTGCTCCTGGGAGATCAGCCGTGCAGAAATGAGGAGATGTCTTCAATTTGTTGATAAAGTCATAAAAAGGCTTAACAACTAA